ACGTCGAACTCCTCGAACCCTCCGCCCGGATCCCACGCGACCAACAGTCGGTCGTCGCCGACCGGCAGGTAGAGGCCGGGGTCGACCACGCCCGCGGGGACCGACGCTACCGTCGCCCCCTCGGCGGACGATTCGACGACGAGCGGTTCGTCGTGGTCCGCGGTCGCCTCGAACACTGCGTGCGTCGCCTCGGCGGAGAGACGCTCGCCGCCCCCGGGGGTGCTCGCGGCCGGCGTCCGACCGCGAGGGGCCGACGGCTCGCCGCCTGCGGCTTCCCGCTCGTCGCGTCGGTGTAGACACGCGGCCTCGAAGCCGAGCATCGACTCGACGAGTTCGACCGCGCGAGCGCAGACGGAGTCGCCGTCGCCGATCGACAGCAGGTCGCGCGCTCCCTCGCACAGGTCGGCGAGCAGTTGCTCGCGCCGGCGCACGGTCGTGATGTCGGACCAGTAGATCGAGAGCCCGTCCGCGGCGGGGTACGCCCGGATATCGATCCACCGGCCGGGCTGGGTGAGCGACTCCGCCTCGAACGAGACCGGTTCCTGCGTCCGGAACGCTTCGGCGTACTTCTCGTGAAACCGCGCCGCCCCGCTCGGTGGGAGCTCCCGGAGGTCGGTCCCGAGCAACTCGCCGACGGACGAGCCGAGGAAGGCTGCCCCCCGTTCGTTGACGTCCGTGATCCGCCACTCGTCGTCGATCGAGAGGAACGAATCGGTGATCCGGCCGAACGTCTCGCGGCGTCGGGCCGCCGTCCCGTCGCTCCCCGCGTCGCCCCACGACCGTTCGACGGCGTCGGCGACCCGATCCGCGAGCGTCTCTCCCCGGCCGTCGGCGTCCTTCCGGACGTAGTCCGTCACGCCAGCGGAGATGGCCGCCGCGGCGACCGCCTCGTCCCCCGCGTCGGTCCGGAGGACGAACGGGACCCCGGGGTCGTGGTCGCGGACCGCGGTCAGGAACGCGAGCCCGTCCGCCTCCGGTAGGTCGAACTCCGAGACCACGCAGTCGATCTCTCCGGCTCGGACCCGCGAGAGGCCCGCCTCGACGGTCGTCTCCGTGACGACATCGAACGACCCGGCGCCTTCGAGTTGCTCGGTGAGCGAGGCGAGCTGGTCCCTGTCGTCGTCGACGCAGAGAACGCGCACGGTGCTCGTCTCGGAGCGGTCCTGTTCCGTGGTCACGGGCGATGCTACTGCTGCTAATTACTACGATGTTGATAAACCCACGCTGTGAGTTCTCAGATATGATATGATTCGACGGAGATGGTGTCGGGTTCAACGATTCTGTCGAATACGGTCCTCAACGACTGCCTCTGCCACACGAAGTCGTGTTTCAGTCCTACGTCCGGTGTCGATATCCTCGGCGCTTCACCCCGGTTCTCACTTTCCGGAACGGTTTCACACCGAGTCGTTCGCGAGACGCCCCTCGTGAGCGTCGGCAGAAGGTGTGAGGGGAAGGATCTGAACCACGGTCGTTCCGCTCACCCCGTTCGCTCCACTCGCTGATTCGAATCCTCCGGACGCATCGCTCTGCTCACTGTCGTTCCAGAAGCGATGCGAGGGGAGGGATTTGAACCCACGGACTCCTTCGAGAGCGGATCTTGAGTCCGCCGCCTTTTCCAGACTCGGCCACCCTCGCGCAGTACGGGGGTATCCGGTCGCAGGGGTTTAACCCACCGATTTCGTCTCCCCCTGGGAGTCGGGGTCGGCGCGTGCACTTAGCAGCCGTGGCAGCGAGTGCGGCTCCGCCAGTCGGTGGTCGGCGCGAGGCGTCGTGACCGCGGCGACCGACAGTTTCAGGCCGCGTTCCACAGTACTGTCGGTCGTATGGACGACCACACGCGAGACCCGAGCGTCGCGCCACCCCTCGGGAACCCGACCGGGTGGCATCGAGACCGCCGGCAGTGGGAGCACGCGACGCTCCGGCGTGCCACCGAACACGGCGTTCGGCTGTTCAACGCGGGTGAGTATCACGAGTCTCACGACTGTTTCGAGGACGAGTGGTACAACTACGGCTCCGGAACGGTCGAAAGCGCGTTCCTCCACGGGATGGTGCAGGTCGCCGCCGGCGCGTACAAACACGTCGGCTTCCGAGACGACGGCGGGATGCGGTCGCTCTTCCGGACGGCGCTGCAGTACCTCCATGGCGTCCCCGACGACTTCTACGGCGTCGACGTCGACGACGTGCGCGCGACGCTCGACGCCGCGCTGGCCGACCCGAGCGCACTCGACGGCTGGCGGATCACGCTCGACGACCAGCGGCCGGAGGCGTACCCCGCCGACTACGACTACGTCGAGCGACTGGAACACGACCACTGACCTCCCCGTCACTCGTCCACCCGCCCTCGAACCGCACCGCGTGCCGCGCTCACCACATCGCACGGTCGGCCGTCGGCTCTCGGCACCTAATCGGATCTTTCCTTACAGTCATTGAGGGTGTCATAGAACGATTAGCACACCAAAGAGCAGGGTGAACGCTGAGGTGGATGAGTTCAGCGACCCTGCAAGATGATCCTTCGGTAGACTCGTTCTTCAATGCCGTGGAGACAGAGACGCTAGCGCTGTTCGAGCACCTCTCTTTCGAATTTCTCGAAGAGTTCGACGTGTTCGCCCCGGCGAAGACGGGGCGAACACGAGACCACGAACCACCAGAACTGATGCGTGGCTTTCTCCACTGCTACTACAAGGACATCTACGGCATTCGTCCCGTTGAACGAGAGCTTCGGAACACGGTCGTATGGCTGAGCTGTGGATTCGATCGACCGCCGTCGAGAGACGCGGTCGATCGCTTTCTCACCGATCTTGAACACGTCGTTGACGAGGTGTTCGACCACCTCGTCGAGCAGGCCGCCCGGCGCGGCCTGCTCGACTTGACCTACTGTATCGATTCAACAGACGTGAGGGCGATGCCCGCCGATCCAGACGCCTCAAAGTGCTACGATCCAACCGACGACGAGTACTACTACGGCTACGGCTGTACGATCGTCTCGACCGGGCAAAAGATCCCGATCGGAGCGGAGTTCACCGAGAGTAAGCAAGCGCCAGAAGAGACGGCGATGCGCGTCACACGTGACGCGCTCGCCGTCGCCACACCGATCTGGATGGTCGGTGACAGCGCCTACGACACGCTCGACTGGCACGACCACCTGCTGACCGCAGGGGTCGTGCCAGTCGCTCCATACAACGCCCGGAACGCTGATGACCCGAAAGACATTGAGTACAGGGTCGAAGACCGCATCACCGAACACGGCGAGGACGTTCAGTTGAAGCAGTCCACGTTGGATGAGACGTACAACCGCCGTAGTGGAGTCGAACGAACCAACGAATCAGTGAAGGACTGCGGCCTCGGGCGAACGCACGCCCGAGGCCGCGTCCACGCACGGGCGCAGGTGTTTCTCGCCCTGTGCCTTCGCCTCGTCGTCGCAATCACCAACTACGAACGTGGAGACAATCCGGGAAGTACCGTGATCACGGTGTGAGAACTCTTCTATGACACCCTCTTACAGTCATTGTTAAAGAAGATTCTGTTATCTTTATATCTTCAGCGGGAGATACACAGACGACGCAGTGTTCCTCCGTGCGCCGCCGCCGGCCGTGCGAGAGTCGTTGCGCCCGAAACGCCCTCACTCACCATGACACAAGACGTACTCACGGAGCCGCTGACCGACGCCGACGGACGCCCGATCGACGGGGCCGTGGTGACCGCGGTCGCGTCGTCGAACGAACCAGCGCCGCCCGTGGCGGCCGGCGCCGCCGCCGCGACCGAGATCGCGACCGACACGCTGTTCGAATTGCTGAAGAACCAGCGCCGCCGCGACGCCCTCGACTACCTCAAGACGAACGGCGGCCGGGCGACGCTCTCCGACATGGCCGAACACATCGCCGCGAAGGAGAACGACCTCCCGATCGAGGAGATCGCCGCGAAGGAGAACGACCTCCCGATCGAGGAGATCACGTCGAAACAGCGAAAACGCGTCTACATCGGCCTCTACCAGTGCCACCTGCCGAAACTGGCGACCGCCGGCGTCGTCGGCTTCGACAAGAACCGCGGCACGATCGAGCTCCGAAGCCTCGCGGCACGACTGTACCCGTACCTCGACGCCGAGGGCGGCGGGGGCGACGCCACACTAACGGCCACCGCGATGGCCGATACGATCCCGCCGGAGACGACAGGCACGGCCGTAGAGACGACGGGCACGGTCGCGGAGTCGTCAGTGCTGGCCGGGCTCGGCGTGGCCGCGCTGGCGGGCGTCGCCGGCGTCCCCGGGTTCGAGCTGCTCTCACCCGTGGTGTGGGCCGTCGTCTGTGCGCTCGGTCTCCTCGTCGCGGCCGCCCTCCCACACCTCCGCGACTGACGGCCGGCCCGGACAGCCGGACCGGCGTCGTCCCGTCGACGCCCCGCGTCCGACCGGGACGATTCCGAACCGATTTGACCGTCGACTGCCCACTACGTCACGATGCGAATCTACGAACTCGGGGACGGAACGCCCGAGGTCGCGGTCGTCGGCTCGATCCACGGCGACGAGCCCTGCGGCGAGGTGGCGATCGAGCGGTTGGTCGCCGAATCGCCCCCGGTGCGCCGCCCGGTGAAGCTCGTCGTCGCCAACGAGGAGGCGCTCGACGCCGGCGTCCGCTACCTCGACGAGGACCTCAACCGGGCGTTCCCGGGCGACCCCGACGCCGACTCGCACGAGCGACGGCTCGCCTCTCACCTCGCGCGCGAACTCCGCGGCTGTACGACGCTCTCGCTGCACTCGACGCGGTCGTTCGCCGAGCCGTTCGCGCTCGTCGACCGCGTCGACGCCGTCACGCGGGCGATCTGTCCCCAGTTGCCCGTGAGCGTGGTCGTCGAGACCGACCGGTTCACCGACGGCCGGCTCATCGAACACGCCCACACCGTCGAGGTCGAGTGCGGCCTCCAGGAGACGGACGAGGCCGCGGAGAACGCCTACGACCTCGTGCGGGCGTTCCTCGACGCGACGGACGTCCTCGACGCCGACGACGAGCGCTCGCCGGGAGCGACCCGGGCGGCGACGAACGGGAGCGACGACGTGACCGTCTACCGGCTGCTCGATCCGATCCCGAAGGCGCTGGACGGCGATCACGAGGTGTTCGCCGCCAACTTCGAGCCGGTCGCGGAGGGCGAGCGGTTCGCCGCGACCGACGGCGAGGCGCTCGTCGCGGACCGGGCCTTCTACCCCGTGTTGCTGTCGGCCGACGGCTACGAGGAGCTCTTCGGCTACGTCGCCGAGCGGGTGGGGACCTTGGAGTGACGTGAGCGGGCCCAGTCGCTCCTGGTCCGAGAGGAGCCGGAGTCGACGACCCCCGCGGCCGGTGTCCGGCCATCCGTCTCAGTCCGGCGTCCGGTACGCCGGATAGTCGGTGCCGTAGCCGACCGCCCGCCCGACGGGCGCGAGCAGCGAGACGGCCCGTTTCTGGATCGAGACGGGGAGTCGCGCCAGGTAGAGCATGTCGTCGAACCGTTCGACGAGCGGCGCCAGTCGGAGCGGGTTCAGCGGCATCCCCGACGGCGTCGAGCGCCCGTCGCGGGCGAGCCCGTAGGTGACGCGCATGAACGCCTACCGTCCGGAGCGCCGGCCGGACCTCGCCGACGACGTGGAGCGTTCCCGACCCGGCGTTCCAGAAGCGGTGAGGAACCCCCTTCGGGATCGTCACCGACTCGCCGGGTTCCGACATGTCGCTGTCGCCGTCGACCACGACGCCGAGCAATCCCGAGACGACGGCGAGGTCCTCGTCCTGTTCGGGAGGGACGTGGAGCATCGGGCCGTGGGAGCGTTCCGGCGGATCGAGCCACGTGTCGAACCGGACGCGCCGACCGTCGGTGTCAGCCGCCGACTCGCGGACGCGGACCCGCTTGCCGCTCGGCGGACAGTCGATGACGGCCCGATCGTCAGGGGTGGTTTCGGCATCGCCCGGTTCGGCCTCGGGACCGGTCACGGGTCACTCCTCCGGCGGTGCGAACTCGACCAGCGTGAGGTCGCGGTCCAGGAGACAGAAGTCGTGCGGCGGATCGCCGTGGATCGTCTCGATGCGGTACTCCGTGTCGAAGTCGGCCCCGTCGGGGACGCAGTACGGGTGGCTCGGACACTCGGTGTGCGGGCAGGGGCCCGGCAACTGCGCCTTGCTCCCGGCGTACGCGCCCTTCGAGGCGACGTTGGCGGGGATCGACGCGCGCTCGACCTCGACCGCCCTGACGCCCACGTCGTGGACGGCACAGTCGAGCGTCTGGGCGTTCTCGCGCACGTCGGTGACGCGGTAGCGGACGCCCTCGGTGAGGTTGAGACACTGCTGTTGGTACGGACAGCCGTCGCACGCGGTCGACCGACCCTCGTAGACGAACTCCTGGCCGGGAGTGGCGAGACGAGAACCGATGAGGGTGACCTGCGGCATACCAGCTCGTTGACCACCCCGTCGGTTAAGTGTCGCGCCGGACCGCACCGCCGCGCGTGCGTTCGCGCCTCACTCGGTGGACTCGTCGGCGCGCACGTCGTCCCCGCCGACGAGGTCGTCGAGGCGGTCGAGGTACGCCTCGCGGGGAACCTGGTAGAGCCCGCGGTAGTCGATTCGTCCCCTGGTGAACCGGGCCGCGAGCGCGACCGCCCCGTCGACGGCCGCAGGGCGCGAGTCGTACCGCTCGACCGGCCCTTCGATCTCGGG
This Salinigranum marinum DNA region includes the following protein-coding sequences:
- a CDS encoding DUF7344 domain-containing protein, with amino-acid sequence MTQDVLTEPLTDADGRPIDGAVVTAVASSNEPAPPVAAGAAAATEIATDTLFELLKNQRRRDALDYLKTNGGRATLSDMAEHIAAKENDLPIEEIAAKENDLPIEEITSKQRKRVYIGLYQCHLPKLATAGVVGFDKNRGTIELRSLAARLYPYLDAEGGGGDATLTATAMADTIPPETTGTAVETTGTVAESSVLAGLGVAALAGVAGVPGFELLSPVVWAVVCALGLLVAAALPHLRD
- a CDS encoding succinylglutamate desuccinylase/aspartoacylase domain-containing protein; amino-acid sequence: MRIYELGDGTPEVAVVGSIHGDEPCGEVAIERLVAESPPVRRPVKLVVANEEALDAGVRYLDEDLNRAFPGDPDADSHERRLASHLARELRGCTTLSLHSTRSFAEPFALVDRVDAVTRAICPQLPVSVVVETDRFTDGRLIEHAHTVEVECGLQETDEAAENAYDLVRAFLDATDVLDADDERSPGATRAATNGSDDVTVYRLLDPIPKALDGDHEVFAANFEPVAEGERFAATDGEALVADRAFYPVLLSADGYEELFGYVAERVGTLE
- a CDS encoding transposase, producing MSSATLQDDPSVDSFFNAVETETLALFEHLSFEFLEEFDVFAPAKTGRTRDHEPPELMRGFLHCYYKDIYGIRPVERELRNTVVWLSCGFDRPPSRDAVDRFLTDLEHVVDEVFDHLVEQAARRGLLDLTYCIDSTDVRAMPADPDASKCYDPTDDEYYYGYGCTIVSTGQKIPIGAEFTESKQAPEETAMRVTRDALAVATPIWMVGDSAYDTLDWHDHLLTAGVVPVAPYNARNADDPKDIEYRVEDRITEHGEDVQLKQSTLDETYNRRSGVERTNESVKDCGLGRTHARGRVHARAQVFLALCLRLVVAITNYERGDNPGSTVITV
- a CDS encoding UPF0179 family protein, producing the protein MPQVTLIGSRLATPGQEFVYEGRSTACDGCPYQQQCLNLTEGVRYRVTDVRENAQTLDCAVHDVGVRAVEVERASIPANVASKGAYAGSKAQLPGPCPHTECPSHPYCVPDGADFDTEYRIETIHGDPPHDFCLLDRDLTLVEFAPPEE
- a CDS encoding DUF309 domain-containing protein — translated: MDDHTRDPSVAPPLGNPTGWHRDRRQWEHATLRRATEHGVRLFNAGEYHESHDCFEDEWYNYGSGTVESAFLHGMVQVAAGAYKHVGFRDDGGMRSLFRTALQYLHGVPDDFYGVDVDDVRATLDAALADPSALDGWRITLDDQRPEAYPADYDYVERLEHDH